In Lycium ferocissimum isolate CSIRO_LF1 chromosome 3, AGI_CSIRO_Lferr_CH_V1, whole genome shotgun sequence, the genomic window aaatacAGTCTACTCTCTCTATAACCGCGTCATTTGTTCCGATATTGCTATAGCTAATTGCTCTTGTAGAAAGCATATAATACAATATAACATGAATGATCGGTTCCACAGAAAATATAGTTGTTATATAGAGAGATCTGACTTTAGATCTGCATTTTTTGGCATTGTAAACTGTTTGATAGTCTCTAAGGAAGGTTCTGTATACAATAATTTTAGAATCAAACAATGTACTATTCAGtaatataaattttttgaacTGTCTTATAAATTACTATAAACTGTTTGATTTACCACTTTAATTTTATCTCGCAAACACGATTTTTCGATCTCAAGATCTGCATTGTAAACTGTTtgatttactttaattttagcGTTTTTATGTAAACTGTTTGGTTTACCTTAATTTTAGCGTTTTTACGTAAACTGTTtgatttactttaattttagtttttttttatgtaaactGTTCGGTTTACTTTAATTTTAGTGtttttatgtttaattttagtttttttttatgttaactGTTtgatttactttaattttagcgtttttatgtttaattttagtttttctgTAAACTGTTTCGTTTACTTTAATTTTAGCTTTTTTTGTGTAAACTGTTTGACTTGCTTTAATTTTAGTGTTTTTGTGTAAACTGTTtgatttactttaattttagtGCTTTTTGGTAAACTGTTtgatttactttaattttagtGCTTTTTCGTAAACTGCTCGATTTACTCCTAACTTTagtgtttcttttcttttttttttttttttttttttttttttgttgtgtgtgtgtgtaaacaGGCGGAAAAGGAAGGCTGTTAGCAATGGCGACAGTCCGAGTGTTTTCTATCACAATTGTCTTTGCTATTCTGTTTGTTCAACAATGTATCTGTACAGATTCGCCCGCACCAGCACCGGAATCCGGTGCTGATGTGGCTTCCTCTCCACCGGAGAGTCCTGCTCCGTCGCCTTTATCAAATCTAACTTCtcctccagctcctccaccgTCAGATCTCCCTTCGGATTCATCTCCGGCGCCATCACCGGTGAATGATGGTACTGCCTTCAATATCTTCTCTTATATTCCCTCAGTTAACTTTTACTCGTCACATTTCGCACATTTCGCTTTTCGAGTGTCAAACTACCTGAAATTTGACTAGCGTTTTAAGTGTAACTTTTCGTTATATTAGTAAGAGATCATTTTTCGACCTTTGAGTATTACTCCCTTTGTTCACTTTTAGTTGTCCattattctaaaaataaatttttattttacttgcCACTTTTAGTATATCGCGagaagtcaattttttttttccagttttacccatagtattaattactcatttcaaatcatttttcaagtcTGTTAAAACTATACACTAATTAATACGGTATCATGGTAAATTATGTACtgcatttattatttcttaaagggtgtgcaaaatccctagtggacaagtaaaagtgagcCGACGGAGTATTtttgaaatattgaattaatctaatAAAATTCAACTTTGAAAAGTAGTCAAATTGTTTCTCGAGAAGTGAATGtcacaagtaaaagtgaatggagggcTTAATATTTTGTTGTTTGTTCTTCTGTTAACCTTTCAAAACTTGCtgtattatttaattttgcGGGTTCATATATCTTCAAATGTATGTTTGTTTAATTTTGGGAAAATATTTTACATTGTTGAAATAGTTTGTTAGGACAGTACCTAGCACGTATTTTATTTATCATTTCACCACTTAATTACTTGTATTTTATGTATGTTAAGCTTGTATTGTTACTTCGTATTTgactttaatatatttttaaagtagTCCAAATGTAATGTACTTCCTACATGAAGGGAATAAAAACGTATATTTCAAACAATTAAAAGTTAAATGTGCTTTAGCAAATATTACAATGATTAAAATCAGAGTTTACCAATAATTGGAGGACCAAAAAGTGCtatttcccccccccccccccccaaaaaaaaaaacaaaaaatctcaTGAGATTAGATAGTTGTTGGTACTGAATGTTGTTTGTTCTTCTATTGACCTTTTAAAACCTACtgaattatttaattttgcGGATTCCTGTATCTTCTAAtgtatacttgtctaattctgGCCAAGCATTTTACATTGCTGAAATAGTTTGTTAGCAATAGTACCTAGCACGACCATTTACTTAAATTATTATGGTAGCAGtactatttattttttccagTGCTATTATTTTGCTaataaatgactctattatTGTGGTGTTACCTTTGCTTCATACTGCTACTTCAAAAGATTCACCGTCTCCAGCACCAGCTCCAAATTCTGAAGTTGCAAGTGATATAAGCCACGAGAGTGCTGAGGATTCGAAGGAATCGTCTAGTGGTGGAATGACCAGCGGGAAGAAGGCTGGAATAGCAGTTGGAGTTATCGCAGCCGTTTGTTTTGTTGGTCTTGGTGCATTGGTGTATAAGAAGAGGCAACAGAATATTCAACGAACACAGTTCGGGTATGATGCTAGGAGAGAAATTCTTTAGGTGATTCTATATATCATATGCGTTCAGTTTATATAGATAACATATACTATACTGCATTGATTGATCTTCATGATTAGATTTGTTGCATTTGGAATTTGTACGACAATATTATTAGATTTATTTGATTCTTTACTCACTGTACTATTGGAAATTTAACTTTTGATTCACCATATAATAAATGCTTTTTCTGATAAATTTAGAATTTAGTTTGACTTCTTACTTAAAGATAGTTGTTATATTTGTAAGTTACCGGTGCTGTGAATGTGATGAAGAATCAACAAAATGCTTTAGGCTTTTGTTCGAAAATTTGAAGTTATATTAATTCACTGATGAGCAAGGTAATTTAGATTTATATTACAgtgggtggttgttgttgtattctttATATTGAGAGGAAGAATTTGCAATAATTGGCTCAATACTTGTACTGAGCAGCAATGCTTGTGGGTGTTCTGAGGTGTGCACAACCTATCCCACATACCATAgttattttttgaaagaaattgaaggaaaaaactTGATGGTAGTGTCTTCCTTTGAATTGAATGACTCGTTAGTTAGTTGAATTATTCAGGAATAACTGTGGATCTGTTGCATATGATTGCATTAATTGCGCCCAAGAATGTGCTCTGGTCAATATTGTAGATTGAGAATCGTGagattttgaattcaaatttcaaCACACAAAACGCTATGGGATCGTTTGGTTGGTGGGGTAAGGATACAATTGCGGAATAAAATGCGGGATTATTTTATCATGAGTTTGGTTATGGGTATTTTTTAGCCCCGAAATTATTTATCTCATGATTTGTATTAAAATGATGGGAATAGATATCTCAGTAAAGTGTAATAAAATATCTCATGGGGATATCCTTGTCTATCACATCCCGCATACCAAGTGACCCCTAATTGATTTCTTTCTATCTATTCAAATTTTGGTGGACCGAGTTACTTTTTACCTGTGTCGGTGAAAGATAGCATATACCCTGTAAAATTAGTTGAGATATGCGCAATTTAGCCtcataattaaaattaaaattaaaattaaaattaaaattgcaTTACGTTGATATAATCCAACTTGCATGGATCGTCTAGTGGACAATGTGCACTTTTAAATTGTACAGTAAACAAAAGGGCAATTGGCGcgaatgcccttcaaatgcgctggtctttaatttttgcccccgtaatgcgtggtctttaatatttgtccttttaagctaaaagataataagaaaaagactttACTACCCctacccataacatataaaaatacgaAACACATAACGAACCCCAAACATCCAATTAAACCTAtccatcatttcaacaacaaaccttTCAATCGTTCCATCGTTCCAACATTTCACGGAGAAATCTCCATTGATTTCTTGCTACAACAtcgaaaaaagataaaatacataatatatagcGTTTCAATTGAATGTAATTCAACTTAATTTGATGCTTTATTAAGTTTagatttgttaatatttgaaaataacaacaaatcatcttctATGAACTAAACAACTGATATGTTGAGATTCACATTGCGAATCataattttactcaacaacatagaattgatcaaatttattgCTTTGTTCGATTTGATTAGTTTATACGTTCCATTTGATTAGTATACAATGCTCAATGACTTAAACTTGAAATTATAGTAACTTGTCGACAAAAAATAATCGAGCAAAGTTACgaacaagtatgccggagaggcaaaagtttactttacaataattagaggcaactttcatttccacaagtaaaataaaaaaaatacacaagtgttaagaattagacaagtatctTAGGAGGAGAGTGCGTgtttacattagaaaagaacaaagtatatCTTTGtaaggcaaactttcatttttatgagcaaaacaaaaatttacgcaagtgttaagaactagaaaagtatcTTGGGAGGAGCGGTTTTTTTActaaaagaacaaagtatctttattaaaggcaactttcattttcataagtaaaataaaaaaatacacaagtgttaagaattagacaagtatcgGAGGAGCGAGAAGTTTACattgaaaagaacaaagtatctttgttagaggcaaactttcatttttatgagcaaaacaaaaatttacgcaagtgttaagaactagaaaaataTCGGAGGATTGCAGTTTACTTTAcgaaaaagaacaaagtatctttgttagaggcaactttcattttcataagtaaataaaaaaaaaatacacaagtgttaagaattagacaagtatctGAGGAGGAGCGTGTTTACATTAGAAAACACAATGctgttagaggcaaactttcattttatgagcaaaacaaaaatttacgcaagtgttaagaagaaAAGTATGCGGAGGAGCGAgaagttcactttacaaaagaacaaaagtaTCTTTAGGgcgcaactttcattttcataagcaaaataaaaaaatacacaagtgttaagaattagacaattGCCGGAGCGAGAAGTTCACttacaaaattacaaagtatgccgtgagaggcaaactttcatttttcataaccaaaacaaaatattattaacaaaacaacaccaataacacataagattgcataaaaatcaaaattattaacaagacaataccaaaaaatcaagacacacataaattaacttaattcatgaagttatgtcGAATAAGCATAACTTTATCGGGAACCAAGATAACTTCGCttcaaaaatcataaacttctGCCGGACTTTGATATGTTGCCCCTATAAAAACATTCTTCAAAAAATcagattattaaacaaaaacagcattaacaacatcaaaagcTGTTCACAGGCAAAACTTCAAAgattcaacaaagagaaaaccaaaacgcatatcaaaatcagcTAAAATatattacgacattcataatacgatattcaaaaaatcaaaatatatacatatactaaactaaagttgaaaaaatcGTAGAGACACTATaacaaaacactataattttaaataaaaaaggatcaattaaatataaaaaaatgacgaagacaaagatatcaattcaacaaacaacaatttaacataaaaacaaatattgaaaaagaaaagatccAAAAAACCTAAGTTTTTGAAACCAGATGAGATAGACACAAAAAGAGGaggaaagaagcaaaaaaagaaaagaaaagagcaaaTGAAATAGAAAGAGTTTTAATGGGTAAAAGTGTAATTTTCGTCTAAAAaaagttggaagaaaaaaattaaagaaggcatAAATGAGGGGCAAATGTAAAAGtagcccaaaagaagggcactccgtgcaaaaaaatgtaaataaaatgGAAGCTGGTTTCAGAGTAAAAGCCAAATTGCCTTACGGCGATAAGAAGCGTGTGAATCCGAATAGCAGGCCATCAGTTTTTTGTTTGAACGGGGACCAGCAACCAAATCTCATTGACAATTTTGCCAAAGTTGTTGCTTCCATTAGAATCCTAAATAATGTGTCATGTATAGTGTGTTGTCATTCACAACAAAATTTTGTGCATCAATAAAGTATTCCTATAATTGATACTAAACGACATTAGTGCTTTATGTGGGTCGACATGGAATTTTGGCGGTGAAAGTGGTGCCACTGTTGGTCTGGCACTAGAACAATGATTGATGTCCTGTTCATGTCACGTTATTTTGCATACACTGTATTGACAATGACGTCCGACGTGGTTGTGTTGCTCTTTTGCTTGCTGATTACTTTGAACCTGTGTGGATGggcttattttaggtgtttttaagcAAAAATAATTCTTAAGTGCTTTCATAGTAttggaataaaataaaaaagtgtttttaagcatttatttttaaattaaataaagaaaagaagagtcCGTTGGGAATTCTAGCTTATGACTTTTGagttatttttgtcattttaacttaataaaaagtgcttaaaatattttttttattttacccaaaTACTGTAGAAGTGCTTAAAAGCCCTTAAAATAATCCAATCCAAACATGTTTTAAGTCAAAAATCCTAAGTTATGATTCTAATAAGCTCATCCAAACAGGCTTTTTGATTAAGAGCTTTGGATTGGGCTTATAAGATAACGAACTTGGCActttataaattttcaaattttggtgcgcctcattttgtgcttaaaataagctcaaaaaaataatccaTAAgtgaaaaccttaaaaaataaaaatggttaactaacttatttttttcaagtttataAATCGAACTTTTCGGTTATAAGTTGTCGTCTAAGAGTTGTTGTCGGTGCGCCTTTTTCATGCCAGCCCCACCTCCCTCGTTAAATATAAGTTGTCGTGTTTGTCTGTCAATCGATATTAAATTCTTTTACATGTTGCAATACATTCTCTTTGAGAACAAAATCTGATCTTCCTATAATACAAAAATATCAAAGGAAAATTCATTACTTTCCTATTTAacataaaatgataaaataattGATTTACTAAAAAAAGTGAGCCTGGGAGGAAATTGATATCATAATTGAACAATCAAAGTAATTTTAGATACGCTTAACGATTAAAATGCAACCAACTTCCGTGGTTTTGTTTGTGATTTCGCTCTCTTTTTTGTAATTAACTCGCATATAAAGACAGAACtaggatttaaattttagaaaagagaagttatttatttcttgataaattatttatacatattaactGATTTTTTTAAACACAAATACAGGGTTTGCACACCAAATGAGTCACCCTTGTCAAAAAGGAATTAACTATTTCGCTCCcatatatatcatcaatttatatggcattcttttctttttattcagttctaaaaagaatgatacatttctatatttagcaataatttaactctaaaatttctattttacccttattgaaATAGTTTCTcgccacaatttttttttcttcttgttttaaaccacaagattcaatagggaaaaaatatatatgtacatagttgtcacgacccaaacagagtgccatgacgggcacctggatctaacctaccgagcaccacctagcATGCTTCTTTAATCGTATCTCGGTGGACCACATATCTAACTCACAATTAGCATAGCCTGTACAAGCATAAATCCTCAAATAAACTCATCTACATGATAATCATCAACTTCGcctcacatacatatatatatatatacacaagcccacaaggctacaaaaatgatatacaaaatgtgaaCCGATGAGGTTATGAAACGTCCAAAATGTGAACTAATGGCAGCCTCCGCCATGCAATCATGTACACAAACGGGGCGCTCCGAGTAAATTCCCTCACGATGAAGCTCAAGGATacgatccgtctccctgcctacctgcgggcatgaacgcagcgtccacaagaaaaggacgtcagtacgaacaatgtactgaatatgtaaagcataaacaataacataataaagatatgaggaacatgagataaagagataagcTGTATGTCTGATTGCCTCTCAAGgaggatatcatgcatgcttaatttATCTTTTCAAACaatatccacatatatatatatatatatatatatatgcgcagAACGTGCGGCCCCGATCATATATCCGCGTACGGGCATCTCGCatccggacgatatcataacTCGCGCATTGCAATGatgtgtatatctatatatatgtacgcaCGTAGCGCTATATACGGTCTtagcggtgtgagaaaataagtgcatatataataagcatgcatgaaagCCCAAATAAAATGTTGCTACTTTAtaggggtgacgtaaggtcggtaaacctccgatttctactatggaatcatcatcattgctaTACCCCACCTTGGAAGAACAACTATTATAATATgggatcaacaacaataaatacAATCGATGATCATGTGACAATCTCAATAGTATCATGAGAACATTAAGAACTTCAAGCTTTGGCATTTCTAGAATTGAAGTCATCACCAcaatcgtcatcattatcatcataaagaTCATTATCAactatgtcataagaatcatgaagattACGGGCTTCTAGtgtttctaggaataggaatatTGTGGATATCATGTGTGGGTTGACAACTATAGAATCaagcctttagaaagaaaagggttagccttacataccttcacgtcttcTTAGCTACTAATTTTTCCCTCCAAAGCCCGCAAAAATCAACATTCAAAAGGATTCATaacaaggttaagtcttgaaaacatgcttaagttcaaactagagcatCTAAAAGCCTAACGGAATTtaggcagcacttcccctatttcatcaacttttaTCCTATTATAAAACAAATCCCAACCAATAATAAGAACATctataatatcacaatcaaggaattatattcaatttaatcccaaatttaaccaaaatcccctttttgaATTCACCTcgtagtcatcttcttcattacaacactcatggcttctccactttaattcttttcctttctaagggaTACTGAACCTTTACATCAACTGAACTAGAAGAATAAGATGGAGAACATTCCTTGTAGTAATAGAATTTCACCTTACTCAACTCTCTCCAAGATCAATTTCACCACAACTTTGAAAGGAAGCAAGAGCCATCATTCTCCATGGATTTActttgaggttttgatgttgattctcTCTTTAGATGATATGGAAAGCTGTGGAGTGTTAGGGAACCTTCAAGAGCTCTCAAAAAGTCTCTAGAAATgtagggaaataagtgtggaaagttggaaatgaatttggggtcgtttgggatttaaaaaggtggcaaaatcACCCCTCCCCCCCTCCGCTCCACTTTGCGATGATTATGCGGCCTAGTATACTGAGTATGCAGCCGGATACTCCATCCTTAGCTTGGGGATGATGTTGGGCAGTGAGTTCTCCCAAAATGGAAAGTTTGCGGCCAGTATACGGCCCAGCATACTCAGTGAGCGACCGCATCTTTTGCCCAACATTCTCCGATTTCGCGAAattgcgttcttttcgattcgttcgacctccaatccttatggaaccttcttgacacttgtataaaacttcgtTAACCATATAAGGGGACCTATAGCTTCCCGTCAAGGTAACGctaagcaatgtataactcaaatgctACATAATCTTCCCAAACATGACTCCAACTCCAATTTCTCCACAAACTTACTTCTAACACTTCATATCACTCTGAAACGTTAAGGTATACACTTAAAATTACCAAATATCCTTCCTAACCTTATGAGGGTTTTgtgtccactttaggcttgtgTTAGTTCACTCATAAGGCAAACGtcacgaaatttccaaggtgtaataTTCCTCCCCTtataggaacattcgtcctcgaatgttaggctcttgaggattctacaaaaatttcgctagagtttcccctataaatatgccaCTACCATCTTGTCGcaacaacccacaatatatAACGCCTCACATGGTTACAAAACGATAGcaataatggccacacacgaccaagaaatcatcaaaagaaaatCATCGGAGACAATGGTGAAAAGCTCactgggggtggaaataaatgtggatacctggacttcaATCTTCttggcttcccaagtcatttttcCCGttgttgtttctccataaaaaCTTTAacgaagctacatctttgggaGTGGAACTTATCTAaatagcaatgggaacttcttcataggataaTTGCTCTGTGACCTAAACGTTATCTAaaggtacaattctggaaggatctccaatgtacttgcgaagcatcgacacatggaagATTGGGTGGACTGATTCTAAGTCCGAAGGCAAATCCAACTCATAAGCCAtttggcctaccttgcgcacaatcttgtaaaGTCCATTgtatcgaggactaagcttgcccttcttaccaaatctcatcacacccttcataggagacaccttcaagaatacccaatcattaacttggaattccagaTCTCGATAGCGATTGttcgcataagatttctgtcgGCTCTAGACTGTCAACAACGGGTCTTGGATAAAGGTATTCTTCACGTCAAGGATCTCCTACTAACTTTGTCTTCCTAGCATTGACCATCCAATTAGCAATCTACACTTTCTCCCATATAGAGCCTCATGTggagccatttgaatgctagagtgataactattgttatatgcaaattcaatgagtgcaGTGGTCATCATAAGCCATTTGGCCTACCGAGGTCCGAACGGTGCGCAGGTGCCAATCTTGTGAAATGATATGCTAAGTGTTCTAGGACCAAACCCTCTTGAAAGGACTTCAAAGTAAATCTAGGTAAATCGTCACCCTTCAATGATAATGGataccggaacaccatgaagtcgtactaaTCTTTAATATTAACTTTGCATAATTTTTCCGAGATCTCGATAGTGATTATCCACAActcccatatagagtcatatttACGTCGAGATCGGCatataatgaagtccatatttatcACTTCCATTTCTTGGATTTTCATAGTTTGCAACAATCACGGTGCTTCGATGCTCAATCTttgttgacaattaggacatttgttatatctcgcattttcgcgtcggaatatttttaatgcgaagagttatggacaaggttatctctcggcTTTGTTCTACTAagtggcttatgattttgttggaaggaagcttaaggaaaaatttgggactaaaaaatcgattatggaaaaatttaaatttcataaaatgagGTGAAAGGTATAGAGCCTCTAAGTATGGAATTAGATAACATGTTGAtcatattagtcatcttattattTAAAGAACTATTGAAAATTgaaaagtggagaaaaaaaaagaagaaaagaaagcaaGCGGCCATGTgccacaaatatatatatatatgaaggccAAGCAAGATATATTCATACCTCTAGAGAaaccaagagaaagaaaagaaaaagaaagagagagagagagagcacgGCCAAGGAGTCAGCATACCGCTTCTAAattgttgatcatgaaaaatgtttcttcatgctttcctatagggtcctctacgacgtggagtatggaacaagaaaatgttgtgCGAAACAAGTCTTCCAGTGGAGAAGAtgattggaaaaggtgaggtttaaccCTCTTGAATTTCGTGTGTggacatgttgtgatatgtaaaagAATGAAGTTTGATAAAGCAGGTTATGTTGTGTAGTATATGATATGTAGGAGTGATAGAACAAtctttatttagtgtttggttggtatGTTATGGACCATGTCGTAATGTgttgaaaatggatgaaatgcatgaagttTGTGTATTAAGGTGGGAGAGATGGACTAgattgtatttgatataatttctGTCGTATGagatgtgaaatgaaggtttaatgacttatgttggtgttgcaattgttgtaaagctttgaaagttaatatgattctagtatgttttcttatatttatgaagctaatgtggtaatgtatggaattgttgacgtagtatgagaatttgaaagaaggaaagattgtcgtattcattaatcGAGGTTTCGGGTTGCGTATAGCATGTTGTTTGAATACTTTTGTGGAGGAATATTCTAAATTTTGTCCGGatggttattggtttggttgttatgAAATatgttgaacttggtgggatggagtatttatcaCTTCCCTAAAGAGATAAGTGTTACTTCAAAACTCAACTTAATTTCCATAGTTTGCAAAATAGATTCGGCGCATTTAGAGCTCGAGTTTGATAGCGGAAAAAGCggaaaagtatgttaaggccgtcctttttccttctatggcatgaaatacGTTGCgcattttataaatgctcccgtcgtccttattttcaaaggttgagttatgatttcaaagcatgatttttccttcctaaaagtttataaatgttttccaaattccatttttctccaaaatccaagttttacgatttttgaaagatactatagatttgagatcatggtacaagGATGATCTTTGTCTATGACGAATCGTCGATGATATGTGTATGAATATGAAGGgatatggggaatgggaagggaatgATGGGCTTATCATCCTGGGACGGGATAAATCGATGTATTTCGACGTAACCCTGAAAGCCGACGTTGTCTTGGCGTTATATTAGGATGCTATGacatacgctatgctatgacatgacacgctatgatatgacactcctatgatatgtttgatacgctatgatacgctatgatatgacgcGATGCGCATGCTATGACATGAATGTTATGTGACTTCTTCTTATGATAGGAAGTGTATCTCTAAGGAATGAACGATATGataggatatgatatgatatggtccTCATGATATGAGTTCTATTCTCCATgttcatttaaaaagaaatgtttttttaaaagaaaaaaaagcagCATCGCGTGTATACCGGCATTACGTGACGGCTAACTCTCATTATCCGTTCTACGATCCCATGTTGTTTATATTCATGCCCGCTCATTATGTTGctcgtgccttacatactcccATATTTAAGCGAACTCCTAGGGCGTTCGGCGCGACACGGTGAAAGTAGCCGAAGACATTAGCGAAGGTGTTCGACGAGAGATACAGCTCCATTTTTCTCGCGCCGAGTCAGTGTATACGTGTGTTATGGTACgattacgttagagactttgcagacag contains:
- the LOC132048963 gene encoding uncharacterized protein LOC132048963 yields the protein MATVRVFSITIVFAILFVQQCICTDSPAPAPESGADVASSPPESPAPSPLSNLTSPPAPPPSDLPSDSSPAPSPVNDGTAFNIFSYIPSVNFYSSHFAHFAFRVAIILLINDSIIVVLPLLHTATSKDSPSPAPAPNSEVASDISHESAEDSKESSSGGMTSGKKAGIAVGVIAAVCFVGLGALVYKKRQQNIQRTQFGYDARREIL